TTATTGGAAAATATTCTTGTTAGAGTGCTGATTCTTTTAGATATCATTTGGCTATCATTACTGCTATCTGTCTTTATTGCCTAAATGGTAGATGTCTGGTAATCAATCGAGCAGAGATAATGTTACTACATCAGGTCAAGGAAGACATCGACGTCTACTTGTCTGAATTGGTGGCAACAGAGTTATAGAGAGTCAAGAATCCCCTCACAACGCAACCTCATCCCTCTCGTCTGTCAATTAGGTGCTGCCACCCATCATGTCACCTCCCCAATATTATCGCGAGATGTGGGTACTAGGTTCATCATCGCCCTTCTTCTCGATGGTCCCGAACACTACTCACTTGCCCAATACCCCACCTACATCCACATCGAACATCCCTATGAGGGACACGCAGGCTATCGGAATCGTCCCAGCAAATTCCATCGACCAATGCGGAGGCCAACAAAACTTGGATACGACCATATTCAAACTCAGAGTAAGTgcatttttcatcattattattttaaatgcattaattaaataaacatatatgtcAATAATATGTTCTTATTTATATTTTCCTAGATTCGAGCCTTATGACGTtcacaggaagatgacttcaatCATTAAGTCCAAGTTCGAGCACGTCGCTTATACATGGAAGAGTGTTCTTAAGTCAGCCAAGAACTTTTATTTTTCGCAGTTTGAGGTAGGGCGTTGAATCTCGTTCAATCATATGGATAAATTATTCTCATACTATTCTATTGGAATTGTTATTCTTCTTTAAGTCGAATTCTTAGATTATGCATTTTGTTATCTGATCGAATGCCGCATTAGTCTTTatagttattattattgttgcaATGCTATGGATGGAGCTTAGAATGGAGTTTATTATGGTTGCATTGTAGTTTTAGTATTTGACTGCTTAGAATGGAGCTCTATTATTGAATTTTTCATTTGATCTTTGGATTTTGAGAAATCATTGTAGGAATTTAATTGTCAGTTGTCACTTATTGAGTGTTTCGTTGGTTTGGAAAAAGGCTTCGATGATAATGGTTGGGTGTTTTCTTTGCATGTTTAGCAATGTTATGTGCTCTTTGTGTGATGTAGAACTTAGGGGTTACAATGCATTGAACTCAACACTAAAATGGTGAGGCAGAGGTTTACTTTCTCTTACTCATGGAAcaaaacttgctagttcatatTCTTTACCATATTCCTAAATTTAAAATGTCTTAATTGCTACCTatcataaatttatatttatattttatagaaTCAATTTAGGTTGGACCCCACTGATGATGATGcagtaaaaaaattatggaataagAAGAATGGAGAAATATTGCAGAAAATTATGCAAAGGGTTCCAAAGAAGGAGGATGATGGTGAATGGATTCAAGAGGAAGCCAAAGCTGCGCTTGAAAAGCTTTGGGCGGAATCGGATTATGTGAGGAAAAGGGAGAAGCCAAAGATAAACTGAGCATCCGAGACTGGCGGATGCACTAATGCTGGTGGCTCTATTCCACACTCAGAACATAAGAAGAAATTggtaaatttttatatttttaaatcaagtttacctcttgaattgtttatttgcttGAAACTTGTCTTGTATACACGAATGTAGGAAAAAGAATTGGGTCGGCCTCCAACTAAGGTTGAGCTCTTTCGTCATTGCCATATCAAAAAGGCTACCCAAGAATTCGTTGAATGTCGAGCAGCCACTACATATGTaagtaatttaaattttattaaatttaaaaatttctATGATATTTAAATCGTCATTCATGATAGTTGATATATAACTTTTATAATATTGATACAAGATGATTACAATAAGCTTAAGGAAGCCCGTTCCAGTCAAGCATTGACCTCTGGAGAGTCACCTCAGGATGATGATTCCATATTCATGGAGGCGACTAAGTGGGTCAATAAGAAATGTCATATCTACGGTCTTGGATCAGAGGCGTCACATATGCGCTTTTCATCCTCTTATAGCAGACCATCTGGATCGTGTCCTGATTATTTGCAGCAGGAGATTGAGGAGCGCGTGGTTCGAATAAGCTACGAGTTACATGATCAGTTTTCATCACATAGCACTACGATTAGTACATTGTAGGAGGAGTTGCAGTTCTATAAGCTGTCCTTGGACACACAAAGCAAAAAGATAAAGCGATAAGACCGGAGGTTGGAGAAACATAATCGGAtgattcaaaaacaaaatcaaatgatgcaGGGACTCTTTGCTCGGCTTGGGATACAACCACCTATTGATGACATTGACGATGATAGCGAAGATGGTGGACACACTTCCGATGAGGAGTAGATTTTGGGGTTGTATTCTTTTGTGAAAACTTTGTCAAACATCTTGCTAAAACTTTTATATAATTactttttattgtattttaaatacaattatataaattaaaaagtaatattgcattaatataataataaagaaataaaaattgataattaaataaaatgttatgaaaaaataattattaaaatattattttactaGTGACGGAATTTTTTCGTCGTCACTAATTTGAAAgatgtattttttattatttaattaagcaTGATCCGCCGTCATAAAGTCTGTCACTAACattttccgtcacaaaatcCTTCACTAACATCATCACAAAATATCCGTCACAAAAAGTCATCACTAATATTTTGTGACGAGGATTTTTGTCACTGAATTTTTTCTGTCACAAATCCATTTTCTGAcagaattttcttattttgtgacGGATAATTCCGTCAAAAATCACCTGTTTGTTGTAGAGTCTCAAGATGCCTTTAAATGGAAATGGGACTGACGTGTATATTGTGGGGAATTTTTTTCCACCACGACTATAATTACAACTAATTATTGTCAATATATAATTTGTACAAAACATGAAGTGATGGAGAAGCCTAATATAGATTTCTTGGCCATCcccaattcatataaatcatagACCAGACATTGCATATGATCCactcacaaaaacaaaaaaggccaTCGAGGTTTTGTTTATTCGGTGGTCATGAGATAAAACCTTATCTTCGAAAAGCAAGATGACAAAAGATTTGGTCGGAAGTTAAAAgccatatatgtgtgtgtgtgcgcaaTGTAGAAGCCTCATAGTGTGTTTGTGGgcacagacacacacatatatataaccaaaaAAACAGCTCTtacatgacattttttttatatgtgtaTGATACAAGAATCATTATATCATTGAATGTGACCTTCCACAACATATCACCCAAGCCCTCCAACCAGAACATGTGTGTGTATTTTTTGGCAGCTCTAATGGAGCCATTAGTTGTATTATTTCTCAAGAGAGCATTGAAGGATCCTTCCTCCTACCTAGGGATCTTCCATTCCAGTTTGTTTTTGCAAATTGTGATATAGTATTATTTGAACCCTAGATCACACCCCCAAAAATAGTTTGTATCATCTTGGTGACAAGAATTCGAATCCCCCTCTccgtttttaaaaaaaaatctagtttTTGTGGTTGGAGTTGGATAGCCGAATGCCCATATAAACCTCATAGAGGAATCTCATACATCCGATGTGAGACTTGAGATCGTAACAGGCATTAGTTTCTAACCTAGAACTTCAGAACCCTTTTGTTAATTAGATATCATCTTGTTACAATTTCTTGAATCCCAAATCACTAGCttttattaagaaaatcatTCGGTCTTGGATTAGAATGTCACAACGTTTATGGGATTGAAAatagaaattagaaagaaaatattTGCTAAATTCCTTGACAAAAAAGTTTTCTAGAAATTGATAATTTCTACATAAGAAGAGCAAACAAAACAAGTGGGAATCATGCAGGAACCAAGAAATTTCCCTTGTCAAGaaagaaatttaataaaaaaaaaagtaccattTGGTGATGTCGGATAAGTGTTTATAGGTCTTGCTTGAAACAATATATTCTTTATGTGCTTTTTCTAtatagatggagagagttggtTAAAGAGGTGGAGCTTTCACAATCAAAACATGCAATAaactattaatataaaattgaatattattaattaatttttgtctAGTTCCTAAAACAATAGCTaagattaaaaattaattaaatctattttacttttatttgtaTTGTCGTAGTTCATAGGATCTTATCCTCTTATTCTCCTAATTTGATCGAGACTTTTGTGGGTGGTAGTATGATTGGATTGTCATGGTGACGATAGCTAATCTAACTCTTGTTGCGTTTTATCTCCTCCATTACGGCAGTACTTAATTAATCAAATGTATTTAATTAGTTTTTAACACTATATTGACTCCACATGATACAAGTTGTATATATTGTAATGCAATCAACCCATCTTAACAAGGAATGTGTATGCTATACACTTGTCAAAAATTAAAGGGAAGTAAAATTTCCTAGAACCTTCACATATAGTAGCATCAATCAATATCTCAATTATGTCTCTAGAAATGAAGTCTTGGTCACCAATTGACCCAATTCATAAGTTATAAATCTGTGTGCTTTCTCAATTTGTTCCTTTGTGGTGCATGTAAATGTGTTGTTATTGGATATATGCAAGTTTCCAGCTACTACCATTGACACTATAAACAGGTAATTATAAGGGAACCATTAATATTCcgaaaccattttttttttttgtggacatATTTTAGAGCGTATTATTGTTTGGTTCTcttctttaattatttttcaatttcttacGGTTTTTTAGTAACCGACGATTACATCATATAATTTTATCCGAGAATTACCTACACACATAACTTTACTACAACGACAGGATAAATTGGACTTTGGCCAAGAGAGTATTATTcctagtgagaatcgaactcaggacCTTCTGAATCTATATGGTTTGACCCCATAGAGATTCACCACCACTAAACTATCATCCAAGTAGTTTTCAACTTCTTAAGTTACTATTATGAATTTGACGACAAAACTCGAGCATAGaaaatctgcaaaaaaaaaagagaaacaagATACAAGATTTAACGAGGTTCGGCACAACTTGCCTATGTTCTCGGGCGAAGAACAACGTAGAATTCCACAAATATAAAGAAGATTTATAAAAGAGATGAGCTCTTGAACTCAATAACTAACACAAATCCCTTTGTCTCGGACTTCAACACTCAAACCCCTCTCTAAATCTCGATGACACTCTCCTAATGTTTGCAACTCAATATAACACTTTGACAcgaaaccctacaaataaaacTATTTATAAGTAAATGTTCCATAGCTTAACTGTGAATCCTGTCCGGACAGCAGGAGTCCTGTTCGGACGTACAGGTCTTGGGCTTTCTCGAACGTCTAGTTCAGAAAAAGAACTGAGTCACTTGTTTCAAGTATACTGTCCAGACAACACCTCTAGATAGCCCAATtttgagccaaaaaaaaaaaaaccacagtTACTAAACACTTATATCATGTAGTGATCTGACCAATCTTCATTGGCTTGAGATTTTGTGGTGCCATTACTTTCTTCTTGTTCAAATTGTGTAGGCCAATGTTTTATGACTTGCAATAGTATTTAACAAAGTTAGGTCAACTAAAGTAGTTGTGCTACTTAAAAATTCAAACGCTCCAAAGACTGGCAACTATGGTCGGCTGGTGAAAAAATACAGAAGGGttggttatttttttaatatatcaaatattttttaaaagaaaataataaaaaaaaaggtaaaataacTAATACCAAACTGAACCATTGCAAATTAAGTATATTTCAATTAGCTTTACCATTTTTTGTTTATCAGGAATTATTTTTGCCATTCTAGTAGGAGAATATGTGCATTAGTTCctcaatatattattttatattgaaCTACCGGATACTATTAAATTGTGAAGACTAAGGTGGTGCCTAGTCAATGGAGGAGGAACATTTTGTATCATTGGCTGGATGTCAATAATCAACCACTTCACAAATAGCTTATTGGTTATCTATCCCGATTTAGTGCATAAAAAATCTTGACCGAGATCAGAAGAAGTTTGATACTAGGTTAACGTAACTATTTTTAAATAGTTTGCGTTGGGCGTCAACCCAACTAATCTGTCAAAAAGATTTGTTGATTGTTGTTGCCTAGTCCAGTTGGAGTTTAAATTTATTGGGCTATTCAAATGACATGTTTGTTGAGTTGTTCTTGGTTACGAAGAAAAAATGGTTATCAATAATCAAATTAAGGGGAGAAAAACTTTAGATGTAGGAGATTGGAACAATTCAAATATTTAATTAGGAATTTAAACATTGACAAAAACACAAGGTACTTATGTCAATTAAAAACATCACATAATTTCACCAATaccataatatatatttatacttaatttcaaaattttggatCCAAATTCATATAACTAGTTTcattaatttttgaaaatgtttattaaaaaaaaaagtttttgaaaatgaaaatttcaattcattttatAATTCATTAATTTGTCCTAAAAAAAACTCAGATACAAATAATGGAAtttggaaattaaaaaaaaaaccatcataTATAGACATGATCATGACACTTGAGAGTTCCTGACGTATTGTCTCTTCTAAGCAAAACCTTCTTCTTTTACAGAGACCTTGCTCCTTCTCTCACACAGGCATAGCAGAGACACTCCACCAATATCAATTTCTTCAACCATGTCTGCAGTCACTCTGTTTCTTCTACTTCTCGTATTCACACTCACAATCTACACGAAACCATCGAATTCCGCTATAGACTCCTTCGTCTACGGTGGCTGTTCACAGGTCAAGTTCAACCCCAGCTCACCTTACGAGAACAACCTCAACTCGCTCCTCGCTTCCCTGGTCAACTCCGCCTCGTTCACCACTTACAACAATTTCACAATCCAATCCCCCTCCTCCAAAGACAACACCCTCTATGGCCTCTTCCAATGTCGGGGAGACGTCGGCGGCGGTGACTGCTCCCGCTGCGTCGCACGCGCCGTGACTCAGCTCGGCACACTCTGCCTCGACTCAACAGGGGGCGTCTTGCAACTCGACGGTTGTCTCGTCAAATACGAGAACGCGACCTTTTTAGGCGTGGAGGACAAGACTGTGGTGTTGAAGAAATGTGGGCGGTCGATCGGATATGACTCTGATGCGTTGACCAGGCGTGATGCGCTGTTGGGGTATCTTGCGGCGGGTGATGGATCTTACAGACCGTACAAGAACGGTGGGTCCGGTGACGTGTACGGTTACGCCCAGTGCCTTGGGGATTTGAGCGGGAGCGAGTGCCAAGATTGCTTGTCGGAGGCGATCCAACGATTAAAAACTGATTGTGGGCCCACTGCTGCGGGGGACATGTACTTGGCTAAGTGCTACGTGCGGTTCTCGGAAGGTGGCTCTCATTCGCACGACGGAAATGGTAAGTGGTGTCGCCACCGTGGATGACGGGCGGTGGTGGCCTGTATTTgttaaattatcaattaattgaatTTTAGTAGATATTAGCCATGAATAGTCTTGAAATCTACCTACCACCCTCATGTGAAAGTCTGTAGATTAATgggtttgctttcttttttctgtttataTCTATGATTTCATTGTTTGTGTATATTAAGTGAAGGATTTGAGTGTAGATTTCTCTTCAATTATGGTAATCTAGCTAGCTATATCACCTTTGTGTGGTTTAATTTCCCAAGCCTAGCCAAAATATTGGTTGTGTGACCACCCCTACGTTTAATTGCTAGATCCGGAGTGCATAATATTGCTTTGCctcaaataattattttttgcaaTATATATAAGAGAATCTATATGTTAAGTAATTATGCATGTTGTGAAATCttctaattaatatttattattatggTAAATGTGATGAATATGAAATTAACCCcataaaagaaggaaagaaaagatgGAATACCTAAATTGTTTATGCAATACCCCCTTAACTTTCTGAAATTGATGATtattcacttttatattttttttttcctttccagaAGAAAAGCTAGCTACATTTGTGGTGGTTAGAAAATTATGGATAGTCTATAAAGGCCCCACATTCAAGAATCCAATGCTAATTGAGTTAGGTGCTATTTCAAATGATaagttaattatttaatttcctAGGTAAAAGAGATATAAACGATTTATGAAAACCACGTTGTTATCATATATTGGCTAGTCTCTCATTATTTGGGTAatatttgttttggtttgtttttgatGTGTAGACAAGAACAACAATGATGATGAGATTGAGAAGACACTTGCAATCTTAATTGGACTCATTGTTGCAGTTGCATTGCTCATTGTGTTCCTCTCTTGCCTAAGAAAATTGTGTGAGAAAGGAAAAGGTATGTAACAatatttcttttgtctttttcttttaacaATCATGTCTAAAGATTGAATTAATACTCTAATTATGGGTTTTTCTTATGTGGGTTTCATTTTTGCAGGTAAATAGTCATGCATCTATCAAATTGGCTTTTCAATTGGTGGCCTTTTTGCTTTCCCTTTTTTAAGTGGTTTATCAATACTTCCCTCAAAGAGAAGATATAAAGATGATCATGTTCATGGACAGGACAAAGTTACCTTGAAACTAGCAAAAgggttaagaaaagaaaaggctctAGAGATTCCACAATCATCCTTACATGAACCCACTTAACATTGTTTgctttgtctttttattttttgtacaaATAGTGAAcactttttgttaaaaaaaggtGATGCTTGtgactctacatatatatatatatagttagtgCCTTTGATGGGGGGTGTTGTCAAAGCTTTtggtatgctttttttttttattagagtTGGCAAAGTTTGATTAGATCCTAAAAAATTATATGATAGTTTTCATGTcaattcaatgtttttttttttaatttgtatttgCATTAAAATTACCTAGTCTATGATcgtacttttgtttttttagcaCAACAAAACACAAACAGGCTTAGATAATTTCATAATTTGTTCATagattctattttattttttcttctatccGAAATCTACACCGTAAATAACCAATTATATTGTTCGCTTTCGATTGTGCGATTTCCGTGAATACATCAGGCCTGCACGACTTTGTTCCTTCATAACTTAACAAGTAAGCTAAGCCCAACTCACCAAACTAAGAAAAATGTCTAGTTAGTGTTTAGAAGTGGACTTTACATATATCTACCCATTGGAAGACTATATCTTTACCGATGTGATATATATTATGTCTTAACATCTtctaacaattaattaaatttatcaaGTTTTACAATATCAAACCATAATAGAAGCTTGAAATTAAGCAGTTGTAAGGTCTACTAATCTATGATTAGCGGTGCCAACTAATGTGTTTGACTAAATTGTTTGATAGACCGAAAAGCAAGGGAGATACATTAGTGAATGAATAATACTACTGCTGAACATAGTATTTTAAGCACTTTGTAGTTGGATTATGATTACAATGATTTGGCCAATACTCTCTCTATATTTGTACGCTATATGTGTAAAGTTACTGCTGATTGGTGCCTAAAGGGGACACTTGGGAATGGACTAAAATTCAATAATGACGACCATACTATAGTGACTAAACATATtcacgtctctctctctctctcatccatTATATATCCATAAACGTGGCCCATTATTACTTTAATCCTCTCAAAATCGTGGATAccatattatttctctctttcataaaaaaaaactcatattatttctctctttcATAAAGAAAAactcatattatttctctcataTGTGGAGAGTTT
The window above is part of the Tripterygium wilfordii isolate XIE 37 chromosome 3, ASM1340144v1, whole genome shotgun sequence genome. Proteins encoded here:
- the LOC119984403 gene encoding plasmodesmata-located protein 6, which produces MSAVTLFLLLLVFTLTIYTKPSNSAIDSFVYGGCSQVKFNPSSPYENNLNSLLASLVNSASFTTYNNFTIQSPSSKDNTLYGLFQCRGDVGGGDCSRCVARAVTQLGTLCLDSTGGVLQLDGCLVKYENATFLGVEDKTVVLKKCGRSIGYDSDALTRRDALLGYLAAGDGSYRPYKNGGSGDVYGYAQCLGDLSGSECQDCLSEAIQRLKTDCGPTAAGDMYLAKCYVRFSEGGSHSHDGNDKNNNDDEIEKTLAILIGLIVAVALLIVFLSCLRKLCEKGKGK